Proteins encoded within one genomic window of Setaria italica strain Yugu1 chromosome IV, Setaria_italica_v2.0, whole genome shotgun sequence:
- the LOC101769757 gene encoding uncharacterized protein LOC101769757, producing the protein MRTAEQLAEPPPPSPTQPPRTRPACRGRLVLSSPAVSAYQSPTERVLSESESATGRKGAQKATMKRLRIATAGGSGWSTLPGDLLEQISSRLSTDADRLHVRQVCAHWRACTSPLAALRPWIVARAGPLPTSGHPAYSAWLPRRLRQQRMVGVRAAPAGLPHCRGASRGWLALVDDIRSPTRLVLWDPVSGSEVPLPCLSRVTQVFLSGDPLGSPDWIAVASQRVSTLGTKLFFWRPGDAAWSSLFEQPTAGVPSVVFHGGRMFYMDLRQLIAAYDLNLGAPNRRPASAGMSYFGPKVDKLCRCERLVHLVREVLMVSCDGELLLVVLRGATGSRGGRQPPSSPSQSRRRARPLLRSTSWIGLRRGRRRSVSG; encoded by the exons ATGCGGACCGCGGAGCAGCTCGCCGAGCCCCCCCCGCCGAGCCCGACACAACCGCCGCGCACTCGCCCCGCTTGCCGTGGTCGTCTCGTCCTCTCGTCTCCAGCAGTCTCCGCCTACCAATCCCCCACAGAACGTGTGCTATCAGAGTCTGAATCTGCTACGGGAAGGAAGGGTGCGCAAAAG GCAACGATGAAACGTCTCCGCATCGCGAcggccggcggctccggctGGTCCACCCTCCCAGGCGATCTCCTCGAGCAGATCTCCAGCCGCCTGTCCACCGACGCCGACCGCCTCCACGTCCGCCAAGTCTGCGCCCACTGGCGAGCCTGCACCTCGCCCCTGGCCGCGCTCCGCCCCTGGATCGTGGCCCGCGCGGGCCCGTTGCCCACGTCCGGTCACCCGGCTTACTCCGCCTggctcccccgccgcctccgccagcaGCGGATGGTGGGGgtgcgcgccgcgccggccgggctCCCCCACTGCCGCGGTGCGTCTCGTGGCTGGCTCGCGCTGGTCGACGACATCCGGTCGCCCACGCGGCTCGTTCTGTGGGATCCCGTCTCCGGCTCCGAGGTCCCGCTCCCGTGCCTGAGCCGAGTCACCCAAGTATTCCTCTCCGGCGACCCGCTCGGCTCGCCGGATTGGATAGCGGTCGCGAGTCAACGCGTCAGCACATTGGGCACCAAGTTGTTCTTCTGGCGGCCTGGGGACGCCGCCTGGAGCTCCCTGTTCGAGCAACCCACCGCCGGGGTCCCCAGCGTCGTGTTCCACGGCGGGAGAATGTTCTACATGGACTTGAGGCAACTCATCGCCGCTTACGACCTCAACCTCGGCGCCCCGAACCGCCGTCCCGCGAGTGCCGGGATGAGTTACTTCGGTCCCAAGGTGGACAAGCTCTGCAGGTGCGAGCGCTTGGTCCACCTCGTTCGTGAGGTGCTCATGGTGAGCTGCGACGGTGAGCTGCTGCTCGTGGTTCTGCGCGGTGCGACCGGCTCCCGGGGGGGTCGCcaacctccttcctctccttcgCAGTCTCGTCGGCGTGCTCGTCCTTTGCTGAGGTCTACAAGCTGGATTGGACTCCGAAGGGGACGCCGAAGATCGGTGAGCGGGTGA